A segment of the Deltaproteobacteria bacterium genome:
GATGAGGGGTTGCCCGATTACCCGGACAAGTCCTTCGACATCGTGATCCTGAACCAGACGCTCCAGGTGGTCAAGAAGCCGGACCTCGTCCTCTTCGAGATGCTCCGCGTGGGGAAGAAGGGCATCGTCGGATTTCCCAATTTCGGCTACTGGAAGGTACGGGCCAACCTTCTGCTCAGAGGGAGGATGCCGAAGACCCGGTTCCTCCCCTACGAGTGGTACAACACGCCCAACATCCACCTCTGCACGATCAAGGATTTTGAGGCTATCTGCCGGGAAAACGGCATAAAGATCGAAAAGCGCATCTACCTCTCGACGGAGAGGGGGGGGCGGATATTT
Coding sequences within it:
- the metW gene encoding methionine biosynthesis protein MetW; amino-acid sequence: MRLTVEDTVRIDYSVIVRLVPQGADVLDLGCGDGSLLEKLEKERGVRGRGIEISEVGVKQCIRRGLTVLQGDIDEGLPDYPDKSFDIVILNQTLQVVKKPDLVLFEMLRVGKKGIVGFPNFGYWKVRANLLLRGRMPKTRFLPYEWYNTPNIHLCTIKDFEAICRENGIKIEKRIYLSTERGGRIFRGAAPNLFAENAVFIISR